One genomic region from Mytilus trossulus isolate FHL-02 chromosome 9, PNRI_Mtr1.1.1.hap1, whole genome shotgun sequence encodes:
- the LOC134684724 gene encoding uncharacterized protein LOC134684724, producing MKKMTDKKLCSGCLRDDEKIEAEAWCNDCLEEVCKTCAKVHRKFNPPHKVIPLHQVSNLSSSILKISKDCDVHTDQRTTQFCTQHDKVICDLCLSDTHKNCDSIISIDRAAKGVKSGTALADLKSRINHLNEMFPELLKCQTKDEKEFDRQRDKFLQQISTTRQQINNHLDQIEKETIDELNKQFKKIKHKMDEAKHKTQKGLAAVATWIDELSSIETISNEVLLFQTIKLMNNKTHIEETNINELNKQHKIEFDPFDTNDLPVVLKSIGKISLTENQMHIPALQHNSKQIQEPVKSMEGEIQRTHSFLTSVLGSKVQISKGCFVSGKRLVLVHYESPHISVCGYDGNDVHMITLEHEPLDVAMIDDNQAIVTLLLKGFQILDLTTLTLGRCIKPGGKGCYAVSCSNDQIWTSDRIYTISQIDISGNILRSVTAKNDVRDFCMDNNGNIYYSTSNSDDNNVSRIKPDGQESILCSHSDRIYPYDIDVDDKGNVYVCEMGSDNIHRISSDGKDHQIILTKDDGITRPWGVCHNRETKQLMVVNDNQKSVAMYTLP from the exons ATGAAGAA aatgaCAGACAAAAAATTGTGTTCTGGATGTTTACGAGATGACGAAAAAATCGAGGCTGAAGCATGGTGTAATGACTGCCTAGAAGAAGTTTGTAAGACATGCGCAAAGGTACACAGAAAATTTAATCCGCCGCATAAAGTAATACCACTTCACCAGGTCAGTAATCTTAGTTCTTCTATTCTGAAAATCAGTAAAGACTGTGATGTCCATACCGACCAAAGAACCACTCAGTTCTGTACCCAGCATGACAAGGTCATCTGTGATCTTTGTTTGTCCGACACCCATAAAAACTGTGATTCCATCATTTCCATAGATCGAGCAGCAAAAGGCGTTAAAAGTGGGACCGCCCTTGCAGATCTTAAGAGTAGAATCAATCATTTAAACGAAATGTTTCCTGAATTGTTGAAGTGTCAAactaaagatgaaaaagagTTTGATAGGCAAAGAGATAAATTCCTCCAACAGATATCTACCACCAGACAACAGATTAACAATCATCTAGATCAAATTGAAAAGGAAACCATAGACGAATTGAATAAACagttcaaaaaaatcaaacacaaaatGGATGAGGCGAAACATAAAACACAGAAAGGACTTGCGGCAGTAGCGACATGGATAGACGAATTGTCATCGATAGAAACCATCAGTAATGAAGTACTTTTATTTCAGACAATCAAATTGATGAATAATAAAACACACATAGAAGAAACCAATATCAACGAGCTCAATAAGCAACACAAAATAGAATTTGATCCATTTGATACAAACGATCTTCCCGTTGTACTTAAGTCTATAGGAAAGATTTCACttacagaaaatcaaatgcataTACCCGCATTACAGcacaattcaaaacaaatacaagaaCCAGTTAAGTCAATGGAAGGCGAAATACAACGAACTCATTCGTTTCTAACATCAGTATTAGGATCAAAAGTTCAAATTAGTAAGGGTTGTTTTGTGTCCGGAAAGAGACTAGTCTTGGTACATTACGAGTCACCACACATCTCTGTATGTGGATATGACGGGAATGATGTTCACATGATAACATTAGAACATGAACCACTTGATGTCGCTATGATCGACGATAACCAGGCAATAGTTACTTTATTACTGAAAGGATTCCAGATCTTAGATCTAACAACACTTACTTTAGGGAGATGTATCAAACCTGGAGGAAAAGGATGCTATGCTGTGTCATGTAGTAATGATCAGATATGGACGTCTGATAGAATCTACACTATTAGTCAGATTGATATCAGTGGTAATATACTACGTAGTGTAACAGCAAAGAATGATGTACGGGACTTTTGTATGGACAACAATGGCAACATTTACTATTCAACAAGCAATTCCGACGACAATAACGTATCCCGTATAAAACCTGACGGACAGGAGAGTATATTATGTAGTCATTCTGATCGCATTTATCCTTATGATATCGACGTAGATGACAAGGGAAATGTTTATGTATGTGAAATGGGGTCTGACAATATACACAGAATATCATCTGATGGAAAGGATCATCAAATCATACTAACAAAGGATGATGGAATAACTAGACCGTGGGGTGTATGCCACAATAGGGAAACAAAACAACTTATGGTTGTCAACGATAATCAAAAAAGTGTCGCCATGTATACATTACCCTAG